In the Deinococcus ficus genome, one interval contains:
- a CDS encoding response regulator gives MTSVPVRPLQPARPVTLLLVEPDPLQRQLLGKALGRAASGPALICESGEEALAHLDGARGPHLVVSTPQLPDMDTVTFLAQLRGHPLTRGLPVTVWGRRSERSAVPGGVLLGSFARWVDRGETLGDYLAGLHALLDTGTRPPLSA, from the coding sequence ATGACTTCCGTTCCCGTCCGCCCCCTGCAGCCGGCCCGGCCGGTGACGCTGCTGCTGGTCGAGCCGGACCCCCTGCAGCGTCAGCTGCTGGGCAAGGCCCTGGGCCGGGCGGCGAGCGGTCCCGCCCTCATCTGCGAGAGCGGTGAGGAGGCCCTGGCGCACCTGGACGGCGCGCGGGGCCCGCACCTGGTGGTCAGCACGCCGCAGCTGCCGGACATGGACACCGTGACCTTCCTCGCCCAGCTGCGCGGCCATCCCCTCACGCGGGGCCTGCCCGTCACCGTGTGGGGCCGGCGCAGCGAACGCTCGGCCGTGCCGGGCGGCGTGCTGCTGGGGTCGTTCGCGCGCTGGGTGGACCGCGGCGAGACGCTCGGCGACTACCTGGCCGGGCTGCATGCCCTGCTGGACACCGGCACCCGGCCCCCGCTGTCCGCTTAA
- a CDS encoding HAD family hydrolase, with amino-acid sequence MQDTSTSRPLLVLDLDETRWHGIPDPEAAGGHQFLLRPHLQFFLGSVAGPYALAVWTAATEDWMSQGLRVIALETGFDLAEQAFFLWHRERCTWRRTDEGNYELRKPARKFRAKWIRARYPGHRVLAVDDQPSNYLCGYGHLVRVHGWTGDPEDQELRALADYLMSIAHQPDLRRLEKRHWRSGRPPGPLDHA; translated from the coding sequence ATGCAGGACACGTCAACGAGCCGACCCCTGCTCGTTCTCGATCTGGATGAAACCCGCTGGCACGGCATCCCTGACCCGGAGGCCGCTGGTGGCCACCAATTTTTGCTCCGCCCGCACCTTCAATTCTTTCTGGGGAGTGTGGCCGGGCCGTACGCTCTGGCCGTATGGACCGCCGCGACCGAAGACTGGATGAGTCAGGGGCTCAGAGTCATTGCCCTTGAGACTGGCTTTGACCTGGCTGAACAGGCCTTCTTCCTCTGGCACCGTGAACGATGTACCTGGCGGCGGACGGATGAGGGCAACTATGAACTGAGGAAGCCCGCCCGGAAGTTCAGGGCGAAGTGGATCCGTGCGCGCTACCCCGGGCACCGGGTGCTCGCGGTGGACGATCAGCCCTCCAACTACCTGTGCGGTTACGGGCATCTCGTGCGGGTGCACGGCTGGACGGGTGACCCGGAGGATCAGGAACTCCGGGCGCTGGCGGACTACCTGATGTCCATTGCCCATCAGCCGGATCTGCGCCGTCTGGAAAAGCGACACTGGCGCTCAGGGCGTCCCCCTGGTCCTTTGGACCACGCCTGA
- a CDS encoding tetratricopeptide repeat protein: protein MAVAKIPPPSVTLSLETQIRALELVVLSDPDAARVRLLQLRHAAQQEGDPASEAYALCLLGGCAYFQGENRVLAEYAREALTLAQGAGLRSLECRCWNALGLAAFRLGRPDTALEHYAASARLARDLEEPVSLARALVNMAAVYGDLDDHAQALHLCRLSTDITGPAGTVHYLLEGRRGMIDALRHLGRAAEAAALMPESLGLAEEYDLKRPIANLRLLEGLLHLDAGEVEPARESAKAGLRAAQAAQDNESTAQLRGLLGEVHLHAGEFTDAYRELSRSERLAQTIRHPGLEAAAKCRLARLFEAQDELDLARTYREAKSALLGALHGQGVKARALAVAAQLRAELAELPPV from the coding sequence ATGGCCGTCGCAAAGATTCCCCCGCCCAGCGTGACGCTCTCCCTGGAGACGCAGATTCGCGCGCTGGAACTGGTGGTGCTCAGCGATCCGGACGCGGCCCGGGTCCGGCTCTTGCAACTGCGGCACGCGGCCCAGCAGGAGGGCGACCCGGCCAGCGAGGCGTACGCGCTGTGCCTGCTGGGCGGCTGCGCGTACTTCCAGGGTGAGAACCGCGTGCTGGCCGAGTACGCCCGGGAGGCCCTGACGCTCGCGCAGGGGGCCGGGCTGCGCAGCCTGGAATGCCGCTGCTGGAACGCCCTGGGGCTGGCCGCCTTCCGCTTGGGCCGCCCGGATACCGCCCTGGAGCATTACGCGGCCAGCGCCCGCCTCGCGCGGGACCTGGAGGAGCCGGTCAGTCTGGCGCGTGCGCTGGTGAACATGGCCGCCGTGTACGGCGACCTGGATGACCACGCGCAGGCGCTGCACCTGTGCCGGCTGAGCACCGACATCACCGGTCCGGCCGGTACCGTGCACTACCTGCTGGAGGGCCGGCGCGGCATGATCGACGCGCTGCGGCACCTCGGCCGCGCCGCCGAGGCGGCCGCCCTGATGCCCGAGAGCCTGGGCCTCGCCGAGGAGTACGACCTGAAGCGCCCCATCGCGAACCTGCGGCTGCTCGAGGGCCTGCTGCACCTGGACGCCGGGGAGGTGGAACCCGCCCGCGAGTCGGCGAAGGCGGGCCTGCGGGCCGCGCAGGCCGCCCAGGACAACGAGAGCACCGCGCAGCTGCGCGGCCTGCTGGGCGAGGTGCACCTGCACGCTGGGGAATTCACGGACGCCTACCGGGAACTCAGCCGCAGCGAGCGGCTGGCGCAGACCATCCGCCACCCGGGCCTGGAGGCGGCCGCCAAGTGCCGGCTGGCGCGGCTGTTCGAGGCGCAGGACGAGCTGGACCTGGCCCGCACGTACCGTGAGGCGAAGTCGGCGCTGCTGGGCGCGCTGCACGGGCAGGGCGTGAAGGCCCGCGCCCTGGCGGTCGCCGCGCAGCTGCGCGCGGAACTCGCGGAGCTGCCCCCGGTCTGA
- a CDS encoding GNAT family N-acetyltransferase: MLNLRPAVHADLSAILEIYNHAVVHTTASYDLEPVTLASREAWFAHKQAGGWPVLVAVEGGEVTGWATYGPYREKAGYARTVEHSVYVREGHRGAGTGRRLMEALIAQAGADGLHVMIGGVDADNAASIAFHERLGFERVAHLKQVGRKFDRWLDLVFLQRLLD; the protein is encoded by the coding sequence ATGCTCAACCTGCGCCCCGCCGTTCATGCGGACCTGTCCGCGATCCTGGAGATCTACAACCACGCGGTGGTGCACACGACGGCCAGTTACGACCTGGAGCCGGTCACCCTGGCGTCCCGCGAGGCGTGGTTCGCGCACAAGCAGGCGGGGGGCTGGCCGGTGCTGGTGGCCGTGGAGGGCGGCGAGGTGACCGGCTGGGCCACGTACGGCCCCTACCGGGAGAAGGCCGGGTACGCGCGGACGGTGGAGCACAGCGTGTACGTGCGGGAAGGGCACCGCGGCGCGGGCACCGGCCGGCGGCTCATGGAGGCGCTGATCGCGCAGGCGGGCGCGGACGGCCTGCACGTGATGATCGGCGGGGTGGACGCCGACAACGCGGCCAGCATCGCCTTTCATGAACGCCTGGGGTTCGAGCGGGTGGCGCACCTGAAGCAGGTCGGGCGGAAATTTGACCGCTGGCTGGACCTGGTGTTCCTGCAGCGGCTGCTGGACTGA
- the trmB gene encoding tRNA (guanine(46)-N(7))-methyltransferase TrmB, which yields MSGARIFRLGDFQFPDAAARLYPDTPERPWVLEVGFGDGRFWPHYARALPQAPNYLGVEISGTSLLKAHRRLKDAGLTNAVLTKLPADVLVREVIPHAGLDLIVVNFPDPWPKAGHTDHRLLRAPFFQLAASRLNPGGAVLLTTDHDEYFAFACEEARASGVMTVDTGAPPPPAALETKYALKWRDLGLGVNHARFTPTTHPPVPHGTTHPYPEDDHAVPHAILTLPDRFDPSEFSKFTKRSEPGRGPDWTVILLDLYGSLRRDGWVALAHVVEGELTQEVLVGITNREDGSTLVRLARFGGPIITPGVKAAVGAVTDWLETQGATVTHRGY from the coding sequence GTGAGCGGCGCGCGGATCTTCCGGCTGGGCGACTTCCAGTTCCCGGACGCGGCCGCCCGCCTGTACCCGGACACGCCGGAGCGCCCCTGGGTGCTGGAGGTGGGCTTCGGTGACGGCCGCTTCTGGCCGCATTACGCCCGCGCCCTGCCGCAGGCGCCCAACTACCTGGGCGTGGAGATCAGCGGCACGTCGCTGCTCAAAGCCCACCGCCGCCTGAAGGACGCCGGGCTCACGAACGCCGTCCTGACCAAGCTGCCCGCCGATGTGCTGGTGCGCGAGGTGATTCCGCACGCGGGCCTGGACCTGATCGTCGTGAACTTCCCCGACCCCTGGCCGAAGGCCGGGCACACCGACCACCGCCTGCTGCGCGCTCCGTTCTTCCAGCTGGCCGCCAGCCGCCTGAACCCGGGCGGGGCGGTGCTGCTCACCACCGACCACGACGAGTACTTCGCGTTCGCCTGCGAGGAAGCCCGCGCGAGCGGCGTCATGACGGTGGACACCGGCGCGCCCCCGCCGCCCGCCGCGCTGGAAACGAAGTACGCGCTGAAGTGGCGCGACCTGGGCCTGGGCGTGAACCACGCCCGCTTCACGCCCACCACCCACCCCCCCGTTCCGCACGGGACCACCCACCCCTACCCGGAGGACGACCACGCCGTGCCGCACGCCATCCTGACCCTGCCCGACCGTTTCGACCCCAGCGAGTTCAGCAAGTTCACCAAGCGCAGCGAGCCCGGCCGCGGCCCGGACTGGACGGTCATTCTGCTCGACCTGTACGGCAGCCTCCGCCGGGACGGTTGGGTGGCGCTGGCGCACGTCGTGGAGGGCGAACTCACGCAGGAGGTGCTGGTCGGCATCACCAACCGCGAGGACGGCAGCACCCTGGTGCGCCTCGCGCGGTTCGGCGGCCCGATCATCACGCCCGGCGTGAAGGCCGCGGTGGGCGCCGTCACCGACTGGCTGGAAACGCAGGGCGCCACCGTCACCCACCGCGGATACTGA
- a CDS encoding ComEC/Rec2 family competence protein yields MTRPRATPAKGKGKASARRTAAPAPAAARRGPSSSDLIGVVVLLLTASLAACAGGGWGGRRPAPTGTEAPSGELTLRFLDVGQGDAVLVRSPEGKTLLVDGGRSGERMRTLMDQYAVTKVDLMVASHADADHIAGLVPAAQAKPTVFVNNGLAGTTQTWDRLVTALEKAGTTFQKANAQVFTLGSMKVRIFGPPRGMNDDQNNNSVGVRVEFGKFTALLTGDSEREETTAWLAQGRPEARGPVQIYKSIHHGARNGDHAAWLAAVRPENVVISVGENSYGHPTPEVLDLYRQNGIRVYRTDEQGTVTVTAQGDGTYHVTTDH; encoded by the coding sequence GTGACCCGGCCCCGCGCCACCCCGGCCAAGGGGAAAGGGAAGGCCAGCGCGCGCCGAACCGCCGCCCCAGCCCCGGCCGCCGCCCGGCGGGGCCCCAGCAGCTCCGACCTGATCGGCGTGGTCGTGCTGCTCCTCACCGCCTCCCTGGCCGCCTGCGCCGGCGGCGGATGGGGCGGACGCCGGCCCGCCCCCACCGGAACGGAAGCGCCCAGCGGCGAACTCACCCTGCGCTTCCTGGACGTCGGCCAGGGCGACGCCGTGCTCGTCCGCAGCCCCGAAGGCAAAACGCTCCTCGTGGACGGCGGCCGCAGCGGCGAACGCATGCGCACCCTGATGGACCAGTACGCCGTGACGAAAGTGGACCTGATGGTCGCCTCCCACGCCGACGCCGACCACATCGCTGGCCTGGTGCCCGCCGCGCAGGCCAAACCCACCGTGTTCGTGAACAACGGCCTGGCCGGCACCACCCAGACCTGGGACCGCCTCGTCACCGCACTGGAAAAAGCCGGCACCACCTTCCAGAAGGCCAACGCGCAGGTGTTCACGCTGGGCAGCATGAAGGTCCGCATCTTCGGCCCGCCGCGCGGCATGAACGACGACCAGAACAACAACAGCGTCGGCGTGCGCGTCGAATTCGGCAAGTTCACCGCCCTGCTCACCGGCGACAGCGAACGCGAGGAAACCACCGCGTGGCTCGCCCAGGGCCGCCCCGAAGCGCGCGGCCCCGTCCAGATCTACAAGAGCATCCACCACGGCGCCCGCAATGGCGACCACGCCGCGTGGCTGGCCGCCGTCCGCCCGGAAAACGTGGTGATCAGCGTCGGCGAGAACAGCTACGGCCACCCCACGCCCGAAGTGCTGGACCTGTACCGCCAGAACGGCATCCGCGTCTACCGCACCGACGAACAGGGCACCGTGACCGTCACCGCTCAGGGCGACGGCACCTACCACGTCACCACCGACCACTGA
- a CDS encoding DUF3006 domain-containing protein: MKDRELRPLPGPPGREDGVERWTVDAVEDAPAGPVARLEREDGVTVTLPLTALPGGLREGDVLAVQPGADGASVRVLPDETAERRRTAQARLDALNTAADDEETAL; the protein is encoded by the coding sequence ATGAAGGACCGTGAGTTGCGCCCCCTGCCCGGCCCCCCCGGGCGGGAGGACGGCGTGGAACGCTGGACGGTGGACGCCGTGGAGGACGCCCCGGCCGGCCCGGTCGCGCGGCTGGAACGCGAGGACGGCGTGACCGTCACCCTGCCGCTCACCGCGCTGCCCGGCGGCCTGCGGGAAGGGGACGTGCTGGCCGTGCAGCCCGGCGCGGACGGTGCGAGCGTCCGGGTGCTGCCCGACGAGACCGCCGAGCGCCGCCGCACCGCCCAGGCCCGGCTGGACGCCCTGAACACCGCCGCGGACGACGAGGAGACCGCCCTGTGA
- a CDS encoding FAD-dependent oxidoreductase — protein sequence MFGPSTPRSQPQPGHLYDVAVIGAGLAGTELAWRLARAGQDVLLVSQALDHLGNLYQPTIRDAGFPDGSVFAQVAAQMAPDTDGWTFHRLLKAEIEATVGIHLLQSTVTALDEAEDRVTLSTWEGPALHARQAVLAVGAFLKGRLLIGDTMEDAGRLSEVAYDFLADDLAASGVYLTGREGHARGVEGAPPYDVRFLTPAPAELDGFRLRRFDRVWAVGQCTPGEHTYAGVLTDAARLAAQLPAGGGTA from the coding sequence ATGTTTGGACCCTCCACCCCCCGCAGCCAGCCGCAACCGGGGCACCTGTACGACGTGGCCGTGATCGGCGCCGGGCTGGCCGGCACGGAACTTGCCTGGCGGCTGGCCCGCGCCGGGCAGGACGTGCTGCTGGTCTCGCAGGCCCTGGACCACCTGGGCAACCTGTACCAGCCGACCATCCGGGACGCGGGCTTTCCGGACGGCAGCGTGTTCGCGCAGGTGGCCGCGCAGATGGCCCCCGACACGGACGGCTGGACCTTTCACCGCCTGCTGAAAGCGGAGATCGAGGCGACGGTCGGCATTCACCTGCTGCAGAGCACCGTCACCGCGCTTGATGAGGCGGAGGACCGTGTGACGCTCTCGACCTGGGAAGGCCCGGCGCTGCACGCGCGTCAGGCAGTGCTGGCGGTGGGCGCGTTCCTGAAGGGCCGGCTCTTGATCGGGGACACCATGGAGGACGCCGGGCGCCTGAGCGAGGTCGCGTACGACTTCCTGGCCGACGACCTGGCCGCCAGCGGCGTGTACCTCACCGGCCGCGAGGGGCACGCGCGGGGGGTGGAGGGCGCGCCGCCGTACGACGTGCGGTTCCTGACGCCCGCCCCGGCGGAACTGGACGGCTTCCGCCTGCGCCGCTTCGACCGGGTGTGGGCGGTGGGGCAGTGCACGCCCGGCGAGCACACCTACGCGGGTGTGCTCACCGACGCCGCCCGGCTGGCCGCGCAACTTCCCGCCGGCGGGGGCACGGCGTGA
- a CDS encoding RluA family pseudouridine synthase — MALNGGYSYRLPFPPSAQGTSLLDFLTAEFRHSTRQVWEERLARGEVEVAGRPATGAEQPRPGTMVVWHRPPWDEPDVPLDYTLLYEDADLLAVTKPSGLPTLPGGGFLAHTLLTRVRADLDPAASPLHRLGRGTSGAVLFARTTHAAATLSADWRAGRVDKVYRALATGHFPDAGAPTDLRTPIGPVPHPRLGRVHAATPTGKAAHSRARVLETRADSTLLDVEILTGRPHQIRIHLAAAGHPLVGDPLYGPDGTPLADLPGLPGDLGYLLHAHTLHFHHPVTGAAVQVVSPPPPALRPAAS; from the coding sequence ATGGCGCTGAACGGAGGCTACTCATACCGCCTGCCCTTCCCGCCCTCGGCGCAGGGCACCTCCCTGCTGGACTTCCTGACCGCCGAGTTCCGGCACTCCACCCGGCAGGTCTGGGAAGAACGGCTCGCGCGCGGCGAGGTGGAGGTCGCGGGCCGCCCCGCCACCGGCGCGGAGCAGCCCCGGCCGGGCACCATGGTCGTCTGGCACCGCCCCCCCTGGGACGAACCGGACGTGCCCCTGGACTACACGCTGCTGTACGAGGACGCCGACCTGCTGGCCGTGACGAAACCCTCCGGCCTGCCCACCCTGCCCGGCGGAGGCTTCCTGGCGCACACGCTGCTCACCCGCGTCCGCGCGGACCTGGACCCCGCCGCGTCCCCACTGCACCGCCTGGGCCGCGGCACCAGCGGCGCCGTGCTGTTCGCCCGCACCACCCACGCCGCCGCCACCCTCAGCGCCGACTGGCGCGCCGGCCGCGTGGACAAGGTGTACCGCGCCCTGGCCACCGGGCACTTCCCCGACGCCGGCGCACCCACCGACCTGCGCACCCCCATCGGCCCGGTGCCCCACCCCCGCCTGGGCCGCGTGCACGCCGCCACCCCCACCGGGAAAGCCGCACACTCCCGCGCCCGCGTGCTGGAAACCCGCGCGGACAGCACCCTGCTCGACGTCGAGATCCTCACCGGCCGCCCCCACCAGATCCGCATTCACCTCGCCGCGGCCGGCCACCCCCTCGTCGGCGACCCGCTGTACGGCCCGGACGGCACGCCCCTGGCGGACCTGCCCGGCCTGCCCGGCGACCTGGGCTACCTGCTGCACGCCCACACCCTGCACTTCCACCACCCCGTCACCGGCGCGGCCGTGCAGGTGGTGTCTCCCCCACCCCCGGCCCTGCGCCCGGCAGCCTCTTAG